From a region of the Thermodesulfovibrio thiophilus DSM 17215 genome:
- a CDS encoding rubrerythrin family protein produces the protein MREMTKRFLYDAFAGESMAHMKYTIFAEEAEKKGLSKLANLFRAIAYAEYIHARNHYKELGLLKDMSNNVQQCIDGENFEIEEMYPVYNNTAQLQNENGAERSTKFALEAEKIHAEMYKKAKTLVDKNEDYSAGKVYICPVCGHTVENEAPEKCPVCGAPKSAYKEFSV, from the coding sequence ATGAGAGAAATGACGAAAAGATTTTTATACGATGCATTTGCTGGAGAGAGTATGGCTCATATGAAGTATACAATCTTTGCTGAAGAAGCAGAGAAAAAAGGACTTAGTAAGCTTGCAAATCTTTTCAGGGCCATAGCTTATGCTGAATATATCCATGCCAGAAATCATTATAAGGAATTGGGATTACTCAAGGATATGTCAAATAATGTTCAACAATGTATAGATGGTGAAAATTTTGAAATTGAAGAAATGTATCCTGTTTATAATAATACTGCTCAACTTCAAAATGAAAATGGAGCAGAAAGAAGCACAAAATTTGCTTTAGAAGCTGAAAAAATTCATGCAGAGATGTATAAAAAAGCAAAGACACTGGTTGATAAAAATGAAGACTATTCAGCAGGAAAAGTTTATATATGTCCTGTGTGTGGGCATACAGTAGAGAATGAAGCACCAGAGAAATGTCCTGTATGCGGTGCTCCAAAGAGTGCTTATAAAGAATTCTCAGTATAA
- a CDS encoding catalase: MKDKNEKILTNDAGIPVSSDEFSLTVGPDGPIVLHDHYLMEQMANFNREMIPDRQPHAKGSGAFGYFQVTHDVSDYTRAAVFQPGTKTEVLARFSTVAGESGSPDTWRDVRGFALKFYTTEGNYDMVGNNTPVFFIRDPMKFQHFIHSQKRRADNGLRDNDMQWDFWTLSPESAHQVTILFSDRGIPKSYRHMNGYSSHTYMWINGKGEKFWIKYHFKTDQGIENLTQKEADLIAGKDADYHRRDLFDAINRGDYPSWTLKIQIMPFKEAEAYRFNPFDLTKVWPHSDYPLYEVGKLILDRNPGDFHSEIEQAAFEPNNLVPGIGPSPDKMLLARLLSYADAHRARLGVNYKQIPVNRPKSPVYSYSKGGAMRIDKVSDPVYAPNSKGGPKADPERYPELAVWSASGEFIRAAYTRRQDDDDFGQAGTLVRKVMDDAQRERLVSNVIDSLKNGVSEPVLKRAIEYWRNIDKEIGDRIDSGIKVD, translated from the coding sequence ATGAAGGACAAAAATGAAAAAATTTTAACTAATGATGCAGGCATTCCTGTATCCAGCGATGAGTTTTCTCTTACTGTAGGACCCGATGGACCGATTGTATTACATGATCATTATCTTATGGAACAGATGGCAAATTTTAATAGAGAGATGATTCCTGACCGACAGCCTCATGCTAAGGGCTCAGGCGCGTTTGGATACTTCCAGGTAACCCATGATGTAAGCGATTACACAAGGGCAGCTGTATTTCAGCCGGGTACGAAAACCGAAGTGCTTGCCAGATTCTCAACAGTTGCAGGTGAAAGTGGCAGTCCAGATACATGGAGAGATGTGCGTGGTTTTGCACTGAAATTTTACACCACAGAAGGTAACTACGATATGGTAGGAAACAATACTCCAGTGTTTTTTATTCGTGATCCAATGAAGTTCCAGCACTTCATTCATTCTCAAAAGCGTCGTGCAGACAACGGGCTTCGTGACAATGATATGCAGTGGGACTTCTGGACTCTGTCTCCTGAATCAGCTCATCAGGTCACCATTCTTTTTAGTGATCGTGGAATTCCAAAAAGCTACAGGCATATGAATGGTTACTCAAGCCATACTTACATGTGGATAAACGGTAAAGGTGAGAAGTTCTGGATCAAGTACCATTTTAAGACTGACCAGGGCATTGAGAATCTCACACAGAAGGAGGCAGACTTAATTGCAGGTAAAGATGCTGACTATCACCGCCGTGACCTGTTTGATGCAATCAATCGAGGAGATTACCCAAGCTGGACACTCAAAATACAGATTATGCCTTTTAAAGAGGCTGAGGCTTACCGGTTCAATCCTTTTGACTTGACTAAAGTCTGGCCACATAGTGACTATCCACTGTATGAGGTTGGAAAGCTCATACTTGACCGTAATCCAGGCGATTTTCATTCTGAGATTGAACAGGCAGCATTTGAGCCCAATAACCTTGTACCGGGTATTGGACCGAGCCCTGATAAGATGCTTCTTGCTAGATTGCTTTCTTATGCTGATGCTCATCGGGCAAGACTTGGAGTAAACTACAAGCAGATCCCTGTCAATCGACCAAAGAGCCCTGTATACAGTTACAGCAAAGGAGGTGCCATGCGTATTGACAAAGTCTCTGATCCCGTTTATGCACCAAACTCCAAAGGAGGTCCCAAGGCCGATCCTGAAAGATACCCGGAACTTGCTGTCTGGAGCGCAAGTGGTGAATTTATTCGAGCTGCATATACCAGAAGACAAGATGATGATGATTTCGGTCAGGCTGGCACACTTGTACGCAAAGTTATGGATGATGCCCAGCGTGAAAGACTGGTATCTAACGTGATAGACAGTCTGAAAAACGGAGTTTCTGAACCTGTGTTAAAGCGTGCTATTGAATACTGGCGCAATATAGATAAAGAAATAGGTGATCGCATAGATAGCGGTATAAAAGTCGATTAA